One genomic segment of Gossypium arboreum isolate Shixiya-1 chromosome 3, ASM2569848v2, whole genome shotgun sequence includes these proteins:
- the LOC108475677 gene encoding organ-specific protein P4-like, which translates to MKTFIAILIFCFLLLFANLNHARKEPGEYWRSVMKDQRMPEAIKGLLHEDETGSGSGAEMKMKQFVKDFDSRHSLIIYHNSPESKQEDTTHAKDVKHTKDQKQDKSDRKN; encoded by the exons ATGAAGACTTTCATTGCTATCCTTATTTTCTGCTTTCTTCTCCTg TTTGCAAATCTCAACCATGCAAGAAAAGAACCAGGGGAATACTGGAGAAGTGTGATGAAAGATCAACGTATGCCTGAAGCAATCAAAGGGTTATTACATGAAGATGAAACAGGTTCGGGTTCGGGTGCGGAGATGAAAATGAAGCAGTTCGTTAAAGATTTCGACAGCCGGCATAGTCTTATAATTTATCATAACAGTCCGGAATCTAAACAAGAAGACACGACACATGCTAAGGATGTTAAACACACGAAGGACCAGAAACAAGATAAATCAGATAGAAAGAactag